The proteins below come from a single Burkholderia humptydooensis genomic window:
- a CDS encoding site-2 protease family protein, translating into MDASSLIQTIAVYALPVVFAITLHEAAHGYVARLLGDNTAYMMGRVSFNPMRHIDPFGTIVIPLVLYFLTSGAFLFGYAKPVPVTFRNLRNPRWGSLWVALAGPGCNFVQALIWGFVSIGLAAFAVDEPFFTRMAGAGVGVNLVLAVLNLFPLPPLDGGRVLAALLPPKPSIALSRLEPYGFFIVLALVATGLLTKLWLRPLVGAGYAVVTAILTPFASLF; encoded by the coding sequence ATGGATGCTTCTTCCCTGATACAGACAATTGCCGTCTACGCACTGCCCGTGGTCTTCGCGATCACGCTGCACGAGGCTGCCCACGGCTACGTCGCTCGCCTGCTCGGCGACAACACCGCGTACATGATGGGCCGCGTGTCGTTCAACCCGATGCGCCACATCGATCCGTTCGGCACGATCGTGATTCCGCTCGTGCTGTACTTCCTGACGAGTGGCGCGTTCCTGTTCGGCTACGCGAAGCCCGTGCCCGTCACGTTCCGCAATCTGCGCAACCCGCGCTGGGGGAGCCTGTGGGTCGCGCTCGCGGGGCCGGGCTGCAACTTCGTCCAGGCGCTGATCTGGGGCTTCGTGAGCATCGGCCTCGCCGCGTTCGCGGTCGACGAGCCATTCTTCACGCGCATGGCGGGAGCGGGCGTCGGCGTGAATCTCGTGCTCGCGGTGCTGAACCTCTTTCCGCTGCCGCCGCTCGACGGCGGGCGCGTGCTCGCGGCGCTGCTGCCGCCGAAGCCATCGATCGCGCTGTCGCGGCTCGAGCCGTACGGCTTCTTCATCGTGCTCGCGCTCGTCGCGACGGGCCTTCTGACGAAGCTCTGGCTGCGGCCGCTGGTGGGCGCGGGCTACGCCGTCGTGACGGCCATCCTGACTCCTTTCGCCTCGCTTTTCTAA
- a CDS encoding tryptophan--tRNA ligase, translating to MFPDRIFSGMRPTGSLHLGHYHGVLKNWVKLQSEYPCFFCVVDWHALTTHYETPEVIEKNVWDVLIDWLASGIDPAQATLFIQSKVPEHAELALLLGMSTPLGWLERVPTYKEQIEKLKDKDLSTYGFLGYPVLMAADILLYRGSLVPVGEDQVPHVEMTREIARRFNYLYGREPGFEEKALEAAKKLGGKRAKLYHELRNAYQQEGDDEALEQARAMLQESQSLSMSDRERLFGYLEGARKIILVEPQALLTAASRMPGLDGQKMSKSYGNTIGLREDAETITKKVRTMPTDPARVRRSDPGDPDKCPVWQLHQVYTDDATHDWVQKGCRSAGIGCLDCKQPVVDGILREQQPMLERAQKYMDDPSLLRAIVADGCDKARKHATETMRDVREAMGLSYS from the coding sequence ATGTTCCCAGACCGTATCTTTTCCGGCATGCGACCCACGGGGTCGCTCCATCTCGGCCACTATCACGGCGTGCTGAAGAACTGGGTCAAGCTGCAGTCCGAGTATCCGTGCTTCTTCTGCGTGGTCGACTGGCACGCGCTGACGACGCACTACGAAACGCCCGAGGTGATCGAGAAGAACGTCTGGGATGTGCTGATCGACTGGCTCGCCTCGGGCATCGACCCGGCGCAGGCGACGCTCTTCATCCAGAGCAAGGTGCCCGAGCATGCCGAGCTCGCGCTGCTGCTCGGCATGAGCACGCCGCTCGGCTGGCTCGAGCGCGTGCCGACCTACAAGGAGCAGATCGAGAAGCTGAAGGACAAGGATCTGTCGACGTACGGCTTCCTCGGCTACCCGGTGCTGATGGCGGCCGACATCCTGCTGTACCGCGGCTCGCTCGTGCCGGTCGGCGAGGACCAGGTGCCGCACGTGGAGATGACGCGCGAGATCGCGCGCCGCTTCAATTATCTGTACGGCCGCGAGCCGGGCTTCGAGGAGAAGGCGCTCGAGGCGGCGAAGAAGCTGGGCGGCAAGCGCGCGAAGCTCTATCACGAGCTGCGCAACGCGTATCAGCAGGAGGGCGACGACGAGGCGCTCGAACAGGCGCGCGCGATGCTGCAGGAATCGCAGAGCCTGTCGATGAGCGACCGCGAGCGCCTGTTCGGCTATCTCGAAGGCGCGCGCAAGATCATCCTCGTCGAGCCGCAGGCGCTTCTGACCGCAGCGTCGCGGATGCCGGGCCTCGACGGCCAGAAGATGTCGAAGTCGTACGGCAACACGATCGGCCTGCGCGAGGACGCCGAGACGATCACGAAGAAGGTCCGCACGATGCCGACCGATCCCGCGCGCGTGCGCCGCAGCGATCCGGGCGATCCCGATAAATGCCCGGTCTGGCAACTGCACCAGGTCTACACCGACGACGCGACGCACGACTGGGTTCAGAAGGGCTGCCGCTCGGCGGGCATCGGCTGCCTGGACTGCAAGCAGCCGGTCGTCGACGGCATCCTGCGCGAGCAGCAGCCGATGCTCGAGCGCGCGCAGAAGTACATGGACGATCCGTCGCTGCTGCGCGCGATCGTCGCGGACGGCTGCGACAAGGCGCGCAAGCACGCGACCGAGACGATGCGCGACGTGCGCGAGGCGATGGGGCTGTCGTACAGTTGA
- a CDS encoding class I SAM-dependent methyltransferase: protein MKTLTIAVHDAPAAGAHGVAAEPSAWVREWSHLVPAGGAVLDVAAGHGRHARWFAERGHPVRALEREPAALASLGALPGVVAQAADLEDAPWPLAGDARFSAVVVTNYLHRPLLPRLVAAVAPGGVLLYETFAQGNQTVGKPSNPAFLLAPGELLDAVRGQLRVVAFEDGFAAAPRDAFVQRICAVRERAVAEEGAGFPRYGLAG, encoded by the coding sequence TTGAAAACGCTGACGATCGCGGTTCACGACGCGCCCGCCGCGGGGGCGCACGGCGTGGCGGCCGAGCCGTCGGCGTGGGTGCGCGAATGGTCGCATCTCGTGCCGGCGGGCGGCGCGGTGCTCGACGTCGCCGCGGGCCACGGCCGCCACGCGCGCTGGTTCGCCGAGCGCGGCCATCCGGTCCGCGCGCTCGAGCGCGAGCCGGCCGCGCTCGCGTCGCTCGGCGCGCTGCCGGGTGTCGTCGCGCAGGCGGCCGATCTCGAAGACGCGCCGTGGCCGCTCGCCGGCGACGCGCGCTTTTCCGCCGTCGTCGTCACGAACTATCTGCATCGCCCGCTGCTGCCGCGTCTCGTCGCCGCGGTCGCGCCGGGCGGCGTGCTGCTGTACGAGACCTTCGCGCAAGGCAACCAAACGGTCGGCAAGCCGTCCAATCCGGCATTCCTGCTCGCGCCGGGCGAGCTGCTCGACGCGGTGCGCGGGCAGTTGCGCGTCGTCGCGTTCGAGGACGGGTTCGCCGCCGCGCCGCGCGACGCATTCGTCCAACGAATCTGCGCGGTGCGCGAGCGTGCCGTGGCGGAAGAAGGGGCGGGATTTCCGCGTTACGGACTGGCGGGCTAA